The genomic window GTCACTAAATTACCTTTATCTATCAACTCCTCTACTTTAACATTCCAGATGATTTCTAACACCAGTAAAGGGCCCATCCTGATTTGCAAAAGGCTTTGGAAAAACAGAAGCCAGGGGCTGGGACGCCCTAGGGGGTGCTGCCTCAAGGACCCAGAAGGACTGACCAAAAAATTCTGGGATGAGGGCCACCAGccagaggagagagcaggagacCACAGTGGCACTCAGGCCTCCTCCCCTTCCACACCCTGGCTCTTGCAGCCTGtctctggaaggcaggcaggggagggggtggtccTGCACTCTTGCTGGTGGAAGGTAGAGTTGCCTGTCAGTTAAGAGCAGGACTGGATTCGAATCTCAGCCCTATCTAGCTAATAATGATCTTACACAATGCTTGGCAGCCTGTGGCCCCTCAGTAAAATGCAGAATGTCCCCGCCTGGCTCCAGGGAATATTAGGAGAAAGATATAGGGGCCTATCAAGTGCTTAGCACAAGGCATGGCACACAGGCACTCAATGAACGCCATCCAAAATCAGTTTCCCCAAGAAACTGGAGGCTGCAGGTCACTTAAGATGGTCCACGACCACAGTTCTCAACCCCAGTGCACTTTccaatcagcagggagcctttgaAATGCTAATGTAACCCTTTTAATGCCCACAGATTCAGAATCCCTGGGGGCAGGCTCAGGGATTGTTGAAAGCTCCCAGAAGATTCTGCTGTAGCTCAGAGTTGCGAGTCAGGCAAATGCCTATAATCAAACCTGCAAACGGTCAATCAAAGGTACGTCCCCAGGCCTAAGAATGAGGCCACCTTGCTTTTAGAATTGCAACGCTCTTAAAATCGAAAACTTCTCGACCTTTCTAGTCTAAGGAATACATCGCAATTGCTAAATTCTCAGAAAACCATCACTCTAGAAAAGTCGTAACAAAGCTCGTGtttattaagaattaaaaatactgtaaataaGCCATACAGTTCATTTCACAGTAAACTAAACaaacctttttttctcttaattttcttttttttctttttttcttcttttttgaaaggcAAGACAGCCATTAAAGAACAGTACAGCTCGAAGGGAAACAGcaaaaaactacagaaaatgCACATTCCTCCTCAATGACAGATGGGGGTCTGCTGGGACAGCAAACCTCTTCATGGAcatcatgagaaaataaaaacacatggccTCCATTCTCCAGGGAGACAGCCCATGCCTTTGTGGACCGCTCTCATCACACGTTTCCTGAAGGATTCCAAAAAGTCCCCTTTCCGGGATTCTAAACCAACGTATTATCCGTATTATCCGGGGACTCTACCAAGAGGTGACACAGGCTGGTCACAGGGGACTCTGAAGTGTTGTGGCTTTCACATTCAGAACCATCTGGATTCTTTGCATAGTTACCTTGGAGATCACAAGATGATTCAGGAATGGAAACAGCACCCCACACCACGGGAGGTGGCCATCAAGTCAAGCAGCTGGTTCTTATCAACTAAAAACCAAGGGGCTTGTCCCCCTCCCAAATCGGAGCTGACATTTGTAAATTTTAACCAGTTTAAGTGGAAGACAAGAAGTGAGCGGCAGCTCATGAAAACTTCGGccagaagtattaaaaaaaaaaaaaatagtaaaattaattgtccttaaagagaatgagaaagagaagtgCCTCCTCCCCTGGCCTTTTTTTACTTGAAATCTGCCAGGCAGGCAAGGTTTTGTGAGGTCACACGTAATCTGCTTCTGCTAATCCCCAGTTGAAGCCATTCTTCTCGGACACTAGAGCCATCCCTCCTAGAAGGCCCCTCTGACTAGCAGGGGCCAGGCCTTGAGGAAACCAAccaaaagcagaagcagagaaCTTGAGAAACCAATGGTGTGTGGTAATAATCGTAAATAAGTTAACTGggcacaaaaatataaaatgccttGGTGTTCAGGccttgggggcggggaggggcactGCTTTTTAAGAGAGAACAAGAACCCGGGAGGGGTAGAGTGAGCGGGAGAAAACAACCCATTTTTTGGTCATGAGAAACTGGATCAACTCTGTACCCTGCACGCGCGTTCCCTCAGACTTTTTCGTGAATCTTCTCCACTTTCAGGAACAACCTATCCAGGTCATTTCTCAGGTCATCTAACAAGCCCTTGGCGGATTCCAGGTTGTTCTCGTTGGTTTCTATTTTCACAGAGTACGCGACCAAACTGTCCACGGCAGTCCTGAGCATCCTCAAGTCCGACTCCACTTGGCTGACTGAGGCTTTGAGGTTGTCTAGAGAAGAGAGTCTGTCCAGGAAGTCCTGAGGCAAGGGGGCCGCCCGGGCCGGGTCCTGGCCCAGCAGCGTATGGACTTGCTCCTGCACCTTCTGGAGAGCCTCCACGGTGCTGGGGAGCTCGCCCACGCTTCTCTTCAACTCCTCCACGTCGCTGTAGAGCAAGAGCTGGGCCTCGCCCAGGCTCCTCACCGTGCTGGCCAGGCCCCCCGCGTCGGCCTCCGAAGGGCCCAGGCCGGCCACGCGCTCCTGCAGGGCAGCCAGGCGCTGCTCGTGTTCCTCGCTCTTGGCCAGCAGGGCCTCCAGGTTCTCGCTGTGGCGCGCAGAGGCCGTCTGCACGGCATCCACACCGTCTTCCACGGTCTGGAGCCTGGAGTCCAATCCCTGACTCTTCTCCTGGAGCGCGGCTAAGGAGCCAGCGTGCTTGTAAACCCCATCTTCTTCCGGCCTGAGGGCCTCTGTTTCCAGGTGGCGCAGCTCCTCCTTGAGTCTCCTGATCTCCTCGGGAAGGCGGGAGGTGACCTCCTCGGACTGGAGAAGCTTCTCTGTGAGGGCCTGCAAGGTGAGGTGCTCCGAATTGGCCGCCTCCTTGAActtctgctgctcctgcttgAGGCTCACCAGCTCCTTGACCTCAGTGTAGACGTCAGACTCCAAGGTCTGGAGGGTGCTTCTCAGGGCCTCGAGGTCCTTTTCTCTGGACTTCACAGAGACCTGTGTTTCCTTCACAGCTTCCTTCAAGGCTTTCAAATCCTGCTTGTACCCCTCCAAGTCTTCCAGAGAGGCAACCTTCGCCTTCACGTCATTGATTTCCTTCTGGCTCCTCTTCTGGACCTCGGTGAAGATGGCGATGTTGTCGTTGATGGACTTGGTGAGTTCCGTCAGCCTTTCCTCCACCGTGTTCTCCAGAGACGTGAAGTCCCGCTCCCGGGCATCCTTCACCACGTGGATGCCGTCAGAGAGGTCTTTGAGAATCTCGTTCTGGAGCTTCTGCAGAACTTCACTGATCCGGTTGATCTCGCTCTCCCCCTGCTTCACAGCTTTCTCCGTGAGGTCTTGTTTATGCTGGGAGCTTCTCAAGATGGACTCAAAAGTCCCAAATGTGGCTTGAAGAGACTGCACCTGTAACCAAAATCCACACGTTAATTGCTGAGAAGAGCTGATGAGTTCCATGCAACACAGCTCTATTTCCTTTTGTCTGCCCAGCTTCGGGTCCCTCTTCTGGAATGGAACAATAATCGGCCTTGGAGAAAGAACCTTTCCTCCACACACATTCCATGCGGTTTGCGGGACCAACCTAAAGGCCCTTTCCAAGTGCTCCAGGGGTCCTCTCTCCTGAAGCCACAGTGATCAGCCCAGGGATGGGCCTACAGCCAGTCAGTCAATTCCAAGACTACTGGTAAAGAAAACCTTTTTCTATTGGGATTGCTAGTTATAGAATGGGGGAAGCCTCGAGAGGCTCAGACTGGCCCACGAAGAACACCAGTCTACGAATCAAACCAGCACAGTGGGAAGCAAAACTAAGAGATGGCAAGATCGAGCTCTGAAGATACAATCTGCATCTCTGGGTACAGCTACACCTGAAGGAATCTGCTCTTGAACTTTTTGGTTTAAGACAATacatcttctctctcccttcccccgtCCCTCTTCTCTTTAAGCGAGTGAGGCTGAGTTTCTAGCTCCTGCAATGGAAAAGTCTTCCTTTCACAGGGAAAAAGCTGAGACACATGGAGACACTCGACTGGGAGGCACGAGACAAAGGTTCAGGTGTCTAGCTTGCCACTTCTAGTTGGCGGCCCTGACCAAGTCACTGTCCTCACCCAAAAACATGACTTGGGCCAGATGCTCCCTTGGCGCTCTCTGGCTTTGTGAGCACATTTTGCTCCCGTTTGCCACGACACACTCATCCTAAATAAATTCTCCACTAACCAAGGTCTGACCTGGAACCTCTCCGGACAACTGGTCTGATGTGCCGAGCCTGACAGGCCAGGGACTACTGacacacagagccacccagaacACTttcttgtaaaacaaaacaaaacaaaacaaaaacccggAATCTCTCAAGCCTCCAGCTCTAACCACCAATTCACAGGAACATGCAagagaaaaacacacagcaaGGGCGCAATCGGCCAAACCCACGATGTGGAAAATCCTACACGACAAAGAGCCAGGACCTTCAATaattaaatagcatttttaaaggGGAAAGTCGAGGGAAATTacacattaaaagaaatttaagagatTCACCAACCAAATGTAATGTGTGGACTTATACATGGATCCTGACTCAAACAAAGCAACTATAAAAGAGCTATTTTTAAGGGGGTCCTCGGGAAATCTGATTTTGAACTAAGTATTAGATGAGAAGCAAGCCTTTCCCGTTAACTTTGTTAGGTATAATATACTGTGTTTTgccaaaaggaaagggaagagaaggagctcctatttgttagaaataaatcttgaaatactTGGGATGAACTAATGTTCAGCGAAAATTAGATCCTGGGTCGATACCCACTGGGTCTGCCAGAGCCACAAGGGCCCTCCAGGGGGCCTGCCCCACCCTTGCCTGCTGAATCTCTCGGCTCAGGACAGGCTATGCTCTCGGCCCAGGCTGCAGCCACGCCATCACCTGGGCTATGTCCCAACACCCAGAGCATCTGAGAACAAGAGAGACCAGGTGGGCACCCAGCAAAGGGTGGAAGAGAAGGCTTCAGAGACCCTGCTCTGACTCCAGTCctaaaagagcaaaacaaaatggGAGGGAAGAAGTGGTGACGGAATGAAACAAAcaagaataacaaagaaaaaaaaaagagcatcatTAAAAACGGGGCTCATTATATTGATCTCTTCTGTTTATGCCTAAATACTTCCATGGCaacaaggcaaaaaataaaacagcatgaGCTCTGGAACCAGACTGGCTATGTTCAAATCTTGGTTTGgacacttcctagctgtgtgatcctgggcgaGTTACTCAGCCCGTCTGTGCCTTTTTTACCTCAGCAGCAGGACGGGAACAAAACAGTACCTGACTCTCTCTAGGCTCGTCGTGGGAGGATTAAGCTAGAGTGAAGATATCTACAGCTTCAGttgtgcctgacacatagtgaATGGTCAACAGACAGCAGCTCCGGGCTCCGGTGCCAGCCCCACCTAAAACCAGCTCAGGGAGCACAGATAAGTCACTCACTTTGCAGGTCCCAACTCCTCGtctattaaaaaatagtttctttttttttttttttaaagattttatttatttatttgacagagaaagattacaagtaggcagagag from Mustela lutreola isolate mMusLut2 chromosome 8, mMusLut2.pri, whole genome shotgun sequence includes these protein-coding regions:
- the CKAP4 gene encoding cytoskeleton-associated protein 4; translated protein: MPSAKQRGSKGGHGAASPSEKGAHPSGGADDVAKKPPPAPQQQQPPPPAPHPQQHPPQHPQNQAHGKGGHRGGKSSSAAAAAASSSASCSRRLGRALNFLFYLALVAAAAFSGWCVHHVLEEVQQVRRGHQDFSRQREELGQGLQGVEQKVQSLQATFGTFESILRSSQHKQDLTEKAVKQGESEINRISEVLQKLQNEILKDLSDGIHVVKDARERDFTSLENTVEERLTELTKSINDNIAIFTEVQKRSQKEINDVKAKVASLEDLEGYKQDLKALKEAVKETQVSVKSREKDLEALRSTLQTLESDVYTEVKELVSLKQEQQKFKEAANSEHLTLQALTEKLLQSEEVTSRLPEEIRRLKEELRHLETEALRPEEDGVYKHAGSLAALQEKSQGLDSRLQTVEDGVDAVQTASARHSENLEALLAKSEEHEQRLAALQERVAGLGPSEADAGGLASTVRSLGEAQLLLYSDVEELKRSVGELPSTVEALQKVQEQVHTLLGQDPARAAPLPQDFLDRLSSLDNLKASVSQVESDLRMLRTAVDSLVAYSVKIETNENNLESAKGLLDDLRNDLDRLFLKVEKIHEKV